From the Phycisphaeraceae bacterium genome, one window contains:
- a CDS encoding S8 family serine peptidase: MMIRPTTRALLALSAPLLVAATYANAQDVTQQFLNATFVNATNPLGDPTIPPPAGPGDTPGSKAFNSGLINDFLSVEGGPAVEMGQVRLDLAVDYKISGLAGAQVDAWLVYGYYGDIAKNAAGNTSFSYRARVIPEAAGVFNPAVNIFDFNPAAITTTGTKSLYAIQPLGNINANNYRVLQETTLSADTAAAMPAVTNALDFFQSTGAGITLQDRGIFATLVTAPRGLPNSRDAIGVAAARANAILTATGANLNGTGIKIGQIELGVPSANHKDLKATAPNRVLTIHPNSTNAGYRDEHAHAVAGIMVARNADSAKAGVANGATLFSSASLAQGSNDSLVQRLRAFDYLVDTQGINVFNASFGVSDVPDRGLDINDGNSPPARFYDWLADKKRVIGVVSAGNTGDVSRPDAGEAGRANAGIADVAGTITGNNGGYNVITVGALDYDFKARAYYSSFGTTNFPTNSPRTKPDLVAPGTFILTTAIADIDGANGQDDYARNFFGVDDFNRPGVSAGAAITGTSFAAPHVAGGVAIMLELANKLDGNLNGDRSRPQVVKAILMNAADRTVLHRDGSPWAQGNPTGDSVTRPLDDQLGAGMIDLDRALLNLVPNEAKAAEDPSTTHQATVIGVTNKLWDWQVVDKAANKGEIASYQFKKGIVRGDKVRATITWHRQTASADGDLNIEDTDTFNVQALNNLNMFLYNRANTKEAWVKEFQSVSAHDNVELFNDKRIARNGFWAVDVWNRSANTEGFAIAIEVNSNPAAVGGITPWAFSSHVTEPDADIPVLGDLLPVEANSGIFMKPTFSLEQLAAGEDLLHILDDNLDYTYASGATYNVFWGAELRDVPDDTYTDTDWFQGLIPGMDSLLSLNNWQEATSGLVDTDGNLTPAQIADPQFWQDISDALNGIPTLNPAAESLAALVNNQVLEFNFVIDVDGDRLFSPDVDGIGWFQVTTTIPEPTTTLLTLSLLALNQRKYA, translated from the coding sequence ATGATGATCCGCCCGACCACTCGCGCCCTCCTGGCGCTCAGCGCCCCACTGCTGGTCGCCGCCACCTACGCCAACGCCCAGGACGTCACCCAACAGTTCCTCAACGCCACCTTTGTCAACGCCACCAACCCACTCGGCGACCCCACCATCCCGCCCCCCGCTGGGCCCGGCGACACCCCAGGATCCAAAGCCTTCAACAGCGGACTCATCAACGACTTCCTCAGCGTCGAAGGCGGACCCGCCGTCGAAATGGGACAGGTCCGACTTGACCTCGCCGTCGACTACAAAATCAGCGGACTCGCCGGCGCTCAGGTCGACGCCTGGCTCGTCTACGGCTACTACGGCGACATCGCCAAAAACGCCGCCGGCAACACCAGCTTCAGCTACCGCGCCCGTGTCATCCCCGAAGCAGCCGGCGTCTTCAACCCCGCAGTCAATATCTTCGACTTCAACCCCGCCGCCATCACCACCACCGGCACCAAAAGCCTCTACGCCATCCAGCCACTCGGCAACATCAATGCCAACAACTACCGCGTCCTCCAGGAAACCACCCTCTCCGCCGACACCGCCGCCGCCATGCCCGCCGTCACCAACGCTCTCGACTTCTTCCAGTCCACCGGCGCTGGCATCACCCTCCAGGACCGCGGCATCTTCGCCACACTCGTCACCGCACCACGAGGACTACCCAACTCACGAGACGCCATTGGCGTCGCCGCCGCCAGAGCCAACGCCATCCTCACCGCAACCGGCGCAAACCTAAATGGCACCGGCATCAAGATCGGACAGATCGAACTCGGCGTCCCCAGCGCCAACCACAAAGACCTCAAAGCCACCGCACCCAACCGCGTCCTCACCATCCACCCCAACAGCACCAACGCCGGATACCGCGACGAACACGCACACGCCGTCGCAGGCATCATGGTCGCTAGAAACGCCGACTCAGCCAAAGCCGGCGTCGCCAACGGCGCCACCCTCTTCTCCTCCGCCTCTCTCGCCCAAGGCTCCAACGACTCACTCGTCCAACGCCTCCGCGCCTTCGACTACCTCGTCGATACCCAAGGCATCAACGTCTTCAACGCCAGCTTCGGCGTCTCCGATGTCCCCGACCGCGGGCTCGACATCAACGACGGCAACAGCCCCCCCGCCCGCTTCTACGACTGGCTCGCCGACAAAAAACGCGTCATAGGCGTCGTCTCCGCCGGTAACACCGGCGACGTCTCTCGACCCGACGCCGGAGAAGCCGGACGAGCCAACGCCGGTATCGCCGACGTCGCAGGAACCATCACCGGGAACAACGGCGGATACAACGTCATCACCGTCGGAGCACTCGACTACGACTTCAAAGCACGCGCCTACTACAGCAGCTTCGGCACCACCAACTTTCCCACCAACAGCCCTCGCACCAAACCCGACCTCGTCGCACCCGGAACCTTCATCCTCACCACCGCCATCGCCGACATCGACGGTGCCAACGGACAAGACGACTACGCACGCAACTTCTTCGGCGTCGACGACTTCAACCGACCCGGTGTCAGCGCCGGGGCCGCCATCACCGGCACCAGCTTCGCCGCACCTCACGTCGCCGGCGGGGTCGCCATCATGCTCGAACTCGCCAACAAACTCGACGGAAACCTCAACGGCGACCGCTCCAGACCACAGGTCGTCAAAGCCATCCTCATGAACGCCGCCGACCGAACCGTCCTCCACCGTGACGGCTCACCATGGGCACAAGGCAACCCAACCGGCGACTCCGTCACCCGACCACTCGACGACCAGCTCGGCGCCGGAATGATCGACCTCGACCGCGCCCTCCTCAACCTCGTCCCCAACGAAGCCAAAGCCGCCGAAGACCCCTCCACCACCCACCAGGCCACCGTCATAGGCGTCACCAACAAACTCTGGGACTGGCAGGTCGTCGATAAAGCCGCAAACAAAGGCGAAATCGCCAGCTACCAGTTCAAAAAAGGAATCGTCCGAGGCGACAAAGTCCGCGCCACCATCACATGGCACCGACAAACCGCCAGCGCCGATGGCGACCTCAACATCGAAGACACCGACACCTTCAACGTCCAGGCTCTCAACAACCTCAACATGTTCCTCTACAACCGAGCCAACACCAAAGAAGCCTGGGTCAAAGAGTTCCAGTCCGTCAGCGCCCACGACAACGTCGAACTCTTCAACGACAAACGCATCGCACGAAACGGCTTCTGGGCCGTCGACGTCTGGAACCGCAGCGCCAACACCGAAGGCTTCGCCATCGCCATCGAAGTCAACTCCAACCCCGCCGCCGTAGGCGGAATCACACCATGGGCCTTCTCCAGCCACGTTACCGAACCCGATGCCGACATCCCCGTCCTCGGCGACCTCCTACCCGTCGAAGCCAACTCCGGCATCTTCATGAAACCCACCTTCAGCCTCGAACAGCTCGCCGCCGGCGAAGACCTTCTCCACATCCTCGATGACAACCTCGACTATACCTACGCCTCCGGCGCAACCTACAACGTCTTCTGGGGCGCCGAACTCCGCGATGTCCCCGATGACACTTACACCGATACCGACTGGTTCCAGGGCCTCATCCCCGGCATGGACTCACTCCTGAGCCTCAACAACTGGCAAGAAGCCACCTCCGGACTCGTTGATACGGACGGCAACCTCACCCCCGCACAGATCGCCGACCCTCAGTTCTGGCAGGACATCAGCGACGCCCTCAACGGCATCCCCACCCTCAACCCCGCCGCCGAGTCACTCGCCGCCCTCGTCAACAACCAGGTCCTCGAGTTCAACTTCGTCATCGACGTCGACGGCGACCGCCTCTTCTCACCCGACGTCGACGGCATCGGCTGGTTCCAGGTCACCACCACCATCCCCGAACCCACCACCACCCTCCTCACCCTCTCACTCCTAGCCCTCAACCAACGAAAATATGCCTAA
- the murQ gene encoding N-acetylmuramic acid 6-phosphate etherase, translated as MASTLPKLQPSEDRGHLLTEQRLEAAARLDTLSTSGVLEVINDQDATVALAVRAAIPQITRLVDRVVEGHKRGGSLVYSGAGTSGRLGVLDASECPPTFHCDPNDVIGIMCGGDTALRVAVEGAEDDPDEIVAHFDRIGLDENDTFVGIAAGGTTPYVWGAIEHAKARGAATGLVACVSMDSLPSELAMDKLDFPVELLVGPEVVTGSTRMKAGTATKLALNMITTAAMVRLGKVWGNLMIDLQIKNSKLVDRAIRIIRGQNPTLTRDRALEILHAAHGRVKLALVMAGRDLDADKAQQLLEENAGQVRPLLGDPE; from the coding sequence GTGGCCTCGACGCTCCCCAAGCTGCAACCGTCAGAAGATCGTGGGCACCTGCTGACTGAGCAGCGGCTGGAGGCGGCGGCGCGTCTGGATACGTTGTCGACGTCGGGGGTGCTGGAGGTGATTAACGATCAGGACGCGACGGTGGCGTTGGCGGTGCGGGCGGCGATCCCGCAGATCACGCGGCTGGTGGACCGGGTGGTGGAGGGTCATAAGCGGGGTGGTTCGCTGGTGTACTCGGGCGCGGGGACGTCGGGTCGGCTGGGGGTGCTGGATGCTTCGGAGTGCCCGCCTACGTTTCACTGTGATCCGAACGATGTGATCGGGATCATGTGTGGGGGCGATACGGCGTTGCGGGTGGCGGTGGAGGGTGCGGAGGATGATCCGGACGAGATTGTGGCGCACTTTGATCGGATTGGTCTGGACGAGAACGACACGTTTGTGGGGATAGCTGCGGGGGGGACGACGCCTTATGTGTGGGGTGCTATTGAGCACGCGAAGGCGCGGGGCGCGGCGACGGGTCTGGTGGCGTGTGTGTCGATGGATTCGCTGCCGAGTGAGTTGGCGATGGACAAGTTGGACTTTCCGGTGGAGCTGCTGGTGGGTCCTGAGGTGGTGACGGGGTCGACGCGGATGAAGGCGGGGACGGCGACGAAGCTGGCGTTGAACATGATCACGACGGCGGCGATGGTGCGGCTGGGGAAGGTTTGGGGGAACCTGATGATTGATCTGCAGATCAAGAACTCGAAGCTGGTGGATCGTGCGATCCGGATTATTCGGGGACAGAACCCGACGCTAACGCGGGACCGGGCGCTCGAGATTCTTCATGCGGCGCATGGTCGGGTGAAGCTGGCGTTGGTGATGGCGGGTCGTGATCTGGATGCGGATAAGGCTCAGCAGCTGCTTGAGGAGAATGCGGGTCAGGTGCGGCCGTTGCTGGGTGATCCGGAGTAG
- a CDS encoding anhydro-N-acetylmuramic acid kinase, producing MSDAPVRWCVGCMTGTSLDGLDAALVRVEGEGLSMSAEVVGHHAERLPEGLAGTLRSLAEGTAHPAADFLRAGREVGGLYARGVAALLERCGAGVEVDLVAAHGQTVWHIGEEHLSWQLFDPWPLVREVGAPVVFDLRQADLIAGGQGAPITPIADPILYGRDRRLAVVNLGGVCNYTVSLPAEGGGFPEVVAGDLCPCNLMLDGLARALLGRPYDKDGEVGSTGRVDDGLVGLIEAAVGDSPRTLGREQFGQAWVDGLIAKRPEVGAGDWLASAAGYVGRKLAGAIDGYGVERAVLAGGGSLNPALVAQIAGASGQAGVWMTSEAAGIAGEAREAACFAVLGALSADGVPITLEGVTGAQNPGVAGSWAWPSSITG from the coding sequence ATGAGTGATGCGCCGGTTCGGTGGTGTGTGGGGTGTATGACGGGCACGAGTCTGGACGGGCTTGATGCGGCGTTGGTGCGCGTGGAGGGTGAGGGGCTGTCGATGTCGGCGGAGGTGGTGGGGCATCATGCGGAGCGGCTGCCGGAGGGGCTGGCGGGGACGCTGCGATCGTTGGCGGAGGGGACGGCGCATCCGGCGGCGGATTTTTTGCGTGCGGGTCGGGAAGTGGGCGGGTTGTATGCGCGCGGGGTAGCGGCGCTGCTGGAGCGGTGTGGGGCGGGGGTGGAGGTTGATCTGGTGGCGGCGCACGGTCAGACGGTGTGGCATATCGGGGAGGAGCATCTGTCGTGGCAGTTGTTTGATCCCTGGCCGCTGGTGCGAGAAGTCGGGGCGCCGGTGGTGTTTGACCTGCGGCAGGCGGACCTGATCGCGGGGGGGCAGGGGGCGCCGATTACGCCGATTGCGGACCCGATTCTTTACGGGCGGGATCGGCGGTTGGCGGTGGTGAATCTGGGGGGCGTGTGCAACTACACGGTGTCGCTGCCAGCAGAGGGCGGGGGGTTTCCCGAGGTGGTGGCGGGGGACCTTTGTCCGTGCAATCTGATGCTGGATGGGTTGGCGCGGGCGCTGCTGGGTCGGCCGTATGACAAGGATGGTGAGGTGGGGTCGACGGGGCGGGTGGATGATGGGTTGGTGGGTCTGATCGAAGCGGCGGTGGGTGATTCGCCGAGGACGCTGGGGCGGGAGCAGTTTGGTCAGGCGTGGGTGGATGGTTTGATCGCGAAGCGGCCGGAGGTGGGGGCGGGGGACTGGCTGGCGTCGGCGGCGGGGTATGTGGGACGGAAGCTGGCGGGGGCGATTGATGGGTATGGGGTGGAGCGTGCGGTGCTGGCGGGGGGCGGGAGTCTGAATCCTGCCCTGGTTGCCCAGATTGCCGGTGCGAGTGGTCAGGCGGGGGTGTGGATGACGTCTGAAGCGGCTGGAATCGCGGGTGAGGCGCGTGAGGCGGCGTGTTTTGCGGTTTTAGGGGCCTTGTCGGCGGATGGAGTGCCGATCACGCTTGAGGGCGTGACCGGCGCTCAAAATCCGGGTGTGGCGGGCAGTTGGGCTTGGCCATCGTCGATTACGGGTTAG
- the ribD gene encoding bifunctional diaminohydroxyphosphoribosylaminopyrimidine deaminase/5-amino-6-(5-phosphoribosylamino)uracil reductase RibD, translated as MPPAESHAHAPQPPSPWMARALELAARGLGRVEPNPMVGAVIVKHGRCIGEGWHRAFGGPHAEVEALNDAKRQGHDPAGSTCYVTLEPCSHVGKQPPCADALIRANVARVVAAMTDPHIKVSGGGFRKLQQANITTATGDGEEQARQLNRAWLKHLGTGLPWVIAKWAQTLDGKVATATGDSQWISNPASRRRVHQLRARVDAIIVGVNTAIADNPQLTARDVPLLRTARRVTIDPNHRLLPHSKLLQDNGPPVESFPNPQHALETLGLQHHALNVLVEGGPKLIGSMIDDQLIDELWVFIAPKLLGDHDALSAARGKPRQLIKHATSLHLQHTEHLDGDLLLKYLVSR; from the coding sequence ATGCCTCCCGCGGAATCGCATGCTCACGCCCCCCAGCCCCCCTCCCCCTGGATGGCCCGGGCCCTTGAGCTCGCCGCCCGCGGCCTTGGCAGAGTCGAACCCAACCCCATGGTCGGTGCCGTGATCGTTAAACACGGCCGGTGCATCGGCGAAGGCTGGCACCGCGCCTTTGGCGGGCCCCACGCCGAGGTCGAAGCCCTCAACGATGCCAAGCGTCAAGGGCACGACCCCGCCGGCAGCACCTGCTACGTCACCCTCGAACCCTGCTCGCACGTCGGCAAACAGCCCCCCTGCGCCGACGCTCTTATCCGTGCCAACGTCGCCCGCGTCGTCGCCGCCATGACCGACCCCCACATCAAAGTCTCTGGTGGAGGCTTCCGAAAACTCCAACAGGCCAACATCACCACCGCCACCGGCGACGGCGAGGAGCAAGCCCGACAACTCAACCGCGCCTGGCTCAAACACCTCGGCACCGGCCTCCCCTGGGTCATTGCCAAATGGGCCCAGACCCTCGACGGCAAAGTCGCCACCGCCACAGGCGACAGCCAGTGGATCTCGAACCCGGCCTCCCGCCGCCGCGTCCACCAGCTCCGCGCCCGCGTCGATGCCATCATCGTTGGCGTCAACACCGCCATCGCCGACAACCCACAGCTCACCGCCCGCGATGTGCCCCTGCTCCGCACCGCCCGTCGCGTCACCATCGACCCCAACCACCGCCTGCTGCCCCACAGCAAACTCCTCCAAGACAACGGCCCCCCCGTCGAATCCTTTCCCAACCCCCAACACGCCCTCGAAACCCTCGGCCTGCAACACCACGCCCTCAATGTCCTCGTCGAAGGCGGGCCCAAGCTCATCGGCTCCATGATCGACGACCAACTCATCGACGAACTCTGGGTCTTCATCGCCCCCAAACTGCTTGGCGACCACGACGCCCTCTCCGCCGCCCGCGGTAAACCCCGCCAACTCATCAAACACGCGACCTCACTCCACCTCCAACACACCGAGCACCTCGACGGCGACCTGCTTCTCAAATACCTCGTCTCGCGCTAA
- a CDS encoding flagellar biosynthesis anti-sigma factor FlgM — MAPLASKGRPQADAADPVRRGTDQAEISPAAQLLGKLADLPPRFGLIAEIREQIADGTYENDQRLDGAVDALIDDANEGLV; from the coding sequence ATGGCTCCCCTTGCGAGCAAGGGGCGACCGCAGGCTGATGCTGCGGACCCGGTGCGTCGCGGAACGGATCAGGCGGAAATTTCGCCTGCCGCTCAGTTGCTGGGCAAGTTGGCGGACCTGCCGCCACGGTTCGGCTTGATTGCTGAGATCCGCGAGCAGATCGCTGATGGGACCTACGAGAATGACCAGCGACTCGATGGCGCGGTGGACGCGTTGATCGACGATGCGAACGAGGGTCTGGTCTGA
- the folP gene encoding dihydropteroate synthase has translation MLWKLPGNRVWGLGRGDRPRVMGVLNVTPDSFSDGGVLGSVEAAVEAGVRMAWAGAAVLDVGGESTRPGAERVGEAEQRQRVVPVVEGLVAALSEAGLVAVVSVDTTLGGVAEAALDAGAVIVNDVSGGLEDAGMLGLCAERGCGVILMHMRGSPGTMQDDPVYGDVVAEVGAYLSERVEAALAAGVNREAVVVDPGFGFGKTLEHNVALFRALGLWCGEGAGLVGGRPLMVGVSRKRMIAALSPGTGEGAGDRLGGTVAMTGLAVRTGVRLIRVHDVRENLQAAEVAWGLSDA, from the coding sequence ATGCTTTGGAAGCTACCTGGTAATCGGGTGTGGGGACTGGGGCGGGGCGATCGGCCCCGTGTGATGGGGGTGCTGAATGTGACGCCCGACAGCTTTTCGGATGGAGGGGTCTTGGGATCGGTGGAGGCAGCGGTCGAGGCGGGGGTGCGGATGGCGTGGGCCGGGGCCGCGGTGCTGGATGTGGGGGGCGAATCGACGCGGCCCGGGGCCGAGCGTGTAGGAGAGGCGGAGCAGCGCCAGCGGGTGGTGCCTGTGGTCGAGGGGCTGGTGGCGGCGTTGTCGGAAGCAGGGCTGGTGGCGGTGGTTTCGGTGGACACGACGCTTGGGGGCGTGGCAGAGGCGGCGCTGGATGCCGGGGCGGTGATTGTGAACGACGTATCGGGCGGGCTGGAGGATGCGGGGATGCTGGGCTTGTGTGCGGAGCGAGGGTGCGGGGTGATCTTGATGCATATGCGGGGGTCGCCCGGCACGATGCAGGATGACCCGGTGTACGGGGATGTGGTGGCGGAGGTGGGAGCGTATTTGAGCGAGCGGGTTGAGGCGGCGTTGGCTGCGGGCGTGAATCGAGAGGCGGTCGTGGTGGACCCGGGTTTTGGATTTGGGAAGACGCTGGAGCATAATGTGGCGTTGTTTCGGGCGTTGGGTTTGTGGTGTGGAGAGGGCGCCGGGTTGGTCGGCGGGCGGCCATTGATGGTGGGGGTGAGTCGCAAGCGGATGATCGCGGCGTTGTCGCCCGGGACCGGGGAGGGGGCAGGAGATCGGCTGGGGGGGACGGTCGCGATGACCGGTCTGGCGGTGCGGACGGGGGTGCGGTTGATCCGCGTTCACGACGTTCGGGAGAATCTTCAGGCGGCGGAGGTGGCGTGGGGACTGTCGGACGCTTGA
- a CDS encoding MATE family efflux transporter, protein MSRGPAAASAGGIPQEGPRALSGRLAGLSLPRQVWLLSIWPLLEQYLNFLVGTVDIILAADLEPESLAVSATDALGIAGYVMWLMGMVMGAVGIGAAALVSRAVGAGRYRLANAATGQAVLLAVTLGVVVMGALVALSGSIADLAGLDEASRPLAVRYLQIVALSAVGNAVLFIGAACLRAAGDARTPFRIMVAVNIINVVTSILFVRGPEPIGGWGVSGIAAGTAVAWLVGGVLTVVVLVRGESGVRLMPMWLRPHWHTMKRIVRVGVPQLLESLGIWAGNFAVLALVGRFAGDGLIGAHMIAIRIESISFLGGFAVAQAAATLVGQYLGARDPRRATLAALSCTGIGIGLMSLFGLSFVLLPVWWVGWFSDVPAHLTVTPELLWICGWAQPLFAVSIVLSSALRGAGDTKATMWLSFVSLFGIRLPLVLFFGWYLELGLVGVWYGLCLEWVFRASLFAARFWQGGWTRMVV, encoded by the coding sequence GTGAGTCGAGGGCCTGCGGCAGCGTCGGCGGGGGGTATTCCGCAGGAGGGTCCGCGAGCGTTGTCGGGGAGATTGGCGGGGTTGTCGCTGCCGAGGCAGGTGTGGTTGCTGTCGATCTGGCCGTTGCTGGAGCAGTACCTGAACTTTCTGGTGGGGACGGTGGACATCATTCTGGCTGCGGACCTGGAGCCGGAGTCGCTGGCGGTGTCGGCGACGGATGCGCTGGGGATCGCGGGTTATGTGATGTGGCTGATGGGGATGGTGATGGGGGCGGTGGGGATCGGTGCGGCGGCGTTGGTCTCGCGGGCGGTGGGGGCGGGGCGCTATCGGTTGGCGAACGCGGCGACGGGTCAGGCGGTGTTGCTGGCGGTGACGCTGGGGGTGGTGGTGATGGGGGCGTTGGTGGCGCTGTCGGGATCGATCGCGGACCTGGCGGGGCTGGATGAGGCGTCGCGGCCGTTGGCGGTGCGGTATCTGCAGATCGTGGCGTTGTCGGCGGTGGGGAACGCGGTGCTGTTTATTGGTGCGGCGTGTTTGCGGGCGGCAGGCGATGCGCGTACGCCGTTTCGGATCATGGTGGCTGTGAACATCATCAATGTGGTGACGTCGATCCTGTTTGTGCGGGGTCCCGAGCCGATCGGCGGCTGGGGCGTGTCGGGGATTGCGGCGGGGACAGCGGTGGCGTGGCTGGTGGGCGGGGTGTTGACGGTGGTGGTCCTGGTGCGCGGAGAGTCAGGGGTGCGGCTGATGCCAATGTGGTTGCGACCGCACTGGCACACGATGAAGCGGATCGTTCGGGTGGGGGTCCCGCAGCTGCTCGAGTCGCTGGGGATCTGGGCGGGGAACTTTGCGGTGCTGGCGCTGGTGGGTCGGTTTGCGGGGGATGGTTTGATCGGCGCGCACATGATCGCGATCCGGATTGAGTCGATCAGCTTTCTCGGCGGTTTTGCCGTGGCTCAGGCGGCGGCGACTCTGGTGGGTCAGTATCTGGGGGCGCGGGACCCGAGGCGGGCGACGCTGGCGGCGTTGTCGTGCACGGGGATCGGCATTGGGCTCATGTCGTTGTTCGGGTTGAGCTTCGTGTTGTTGCCGGTGTGGTGGGTGGGATGGTTTTCGGATGTTCCGGCGCATCTGACGGTGACGCCTGAGTTGTTGTGGATATGTGGTTGGGCGCAGCCGTTGTTTGCGGTGTCGATTGTGTTGTCGTCGGCGCTGAGGGGTGCGGGTGATACCAAGGCGACGATGTGGCTGAGCTTCGTGAGTCTGTTTGGGATTCGGTTGCCTTTGGTGCTGTTTTTTGGGTGGTATCTGGAGTTGGGGTTGGTGGGGGTGTGGTACGGGTTATGTCTGGAGTGGGTTTTCAGGGCGTCCTTGTTTGCGGCGCGGTTCTGGCAGGGCGGTTGGACGCGGATGGTCGTGTGA
- a CDS encoding ThuA domain-containing protein, translating into MGTAIRVTVWHEYRHEKENEVVRACYPEGMHVVMREAIEEQLGGDVAVRTATLDEPEHGLTAAVLADTDVLTWWGHKAHGEVSDEIVERVHQRVLEGMGLIVLHSGHYAKVFQKLMGTTCSLKWREVGERERLWVVNPGHPITDGLGDHFEVPQAEMYGELFDVPTPDELVLISWFEGGEVFRSGCTWRRGKGKVFYFRPGHETYPIYRQAEVRKVLGNAVRWAAPAKGSPYTLDAKNMKEPLSPIGKG; encoded by the coding sequence ATGGGTACGGCGATCCGGGTGACGGTGTGGCATGAGTATCGGCACGAGAAGGAGAACGAGGTGGTGCGGGCGTGTTATCCGGAGGGGATGCATGTGGTGATGCGCGAGGCGATCGAGGAGCAGTTGGGGGGTGATGTGGCGGTGCGGACGGCGACGCTGGATGAGCCGGAGCACGGGCTGACGGCGGCGGTGCTGGCGGACACGGATGTGCTGACGTGGTGGGGTCACAAGGCGCACGGCGAGGTGTCGGACGAGATTGTGGAGCGGGTGCATCAAAGGGTGCTGGAGGGGATGGGGCTAATCGTGCTGCACTCGGGGCACTACGCGAAGGTTTTCCAGAAGCTGATGGGGACGACGTGCAGTCTCAAGTGGCGTGAGGTGGGTGAGCGGGAGCGGCTGTGGGTGGTGAATCCGGGGCATCCGATCACCGATGGGCTGGGGGATCACTTTGAGGTCCCGCAGGCGGAGATGTACGGGGAGCTGTTTGATGTTCCGACGCCGGATGAGCTGGTGTTGATCAGTTGGTTTGAGGGGGGCGAGGTGTTCCGGTCGGGGTGCACGTGGCGGCGGGGGAAGGGGAAGGTGTTTTACTTCCGGCCGGGGCACGAGACGTATCCGATCTACCGGCAGGCGGAGGTGCGGAAGGTGCTGGGCAACGCGGTGCGGTGGGCTGCGCCTGCAAAGGGGAGTCCTTACACGCTGGACGCGAAGAATATGAAGGAGCCGTTGAGCCCGATCGGCAAGGGGTAA